A window of Ammospiza caudacuta isolate bAmmCau1 chromosome 29, bAmmCau1.pri, whole genome shotgun sequence contains these coding sequences:
- the CRB3 gene encoding protein crumbs homolog 3, with amino-acid sequence MAGAPALALALPCLALAQTSPSITSITSNGTAPQPGGGLSPAGVVALSVIFGGLGALALLALLLLAALRLREKRRTEGSYRPSREEMGGGARAGGAPGPNPLRLPPEERLI; translated from the exons atGGCCGGTGCCCccgccctggccctggccctgccctgcctcgcCCTGGCCCAGA cctctcccagtataaccagtataaccagtaacGGCACCGCCCCCCAGCCCGGGGGGGGGCTCTCG CCCGCGGGGGTCGTGGCGCTCTCGGTGATTTTCGGGGGTCTGGgggcgctggcgctgctggcgctgctgctgctggccgcACTGCGCCTGCGCGAGAAGCGCCGCACGGAGGGCTCGTACCGGCCCAGCCGCGaggaaatgggggggggggcGCGGGCGGGGGGAGCGCCGGGCCCGAACCCGCTGCG